One Pomacea canaliculata isolate SZHN2017 linkage group LG9, ASM307304v1, whole genome shotgun sequence DNA segment encodes these proteins:
- the LOC112572887 gene encoding nuclear factor interleukin-3-regulated protein-like produces the protein MLSRPEYENSSPDEPRNDLGGWYTGPSTSGDPSTSGGPSDVTDAPKTSLRRAKRVIPDEEKDDRYWAKRMRNNKAAKRSRENKRTMELEIRNRANHLEEQNALLTKELFVIKRQYGLPLDRSILSAEEQAQCIQDLKNSRAYLESQAFKMDQTENSTSPGMYPVSMAPMSHGDSADLNGRCVPLTRSDGKLMIKEEPPESLCSDPGKFVQKGDLCTVSLVRPSCGEHCISRGQACTKDTHLLVLLSSRRHNNLSSSIFM, from the exons ATGCTGTCACGCCCTGAGTACGAGAACTCGTCGCCCGATGAACCAAGGAATGACCTCGGTGGTTGGTACACCGGCCCGAGCACTTCTGGAGACCCAAGCACTTCCGGTGGCCCGTCTGACGTCACAGATGCACCCAAAACCTCGCTGAGAAGAGCGAAACGTGTGATACCGGATGAAGAGAAGGACGATAGATACTGGGCGAAAAGAATGCGGAACAACAAG GCGGCCAAGCGATCTCGCGAAAACAAGAGGACGATGGAGCTCGAAATCCGCAACAGGGCGAACCACCTGGAGGAGCAGAACGCACTGCTGACGAAGGAGCTGTTCGTCATCAAGAGGCAATACGGCCTGCCGCTGGACAGAAGCATCCTCTCAGCTGAAGAACAAGCCCAGTGTATTCAG GATCTGAAGAACTCCCGAGCCTACCTGGAGAGCCAGGCCTTCAAGATGGATCAGACCGAAAACTCTACCTCTCCCGGGATGTACCCTGTTTCCATGGCACCCATGAGTCATGGCGACAGTGCCGACCTCAACGGGAGGTGCGTGCCACTTACCAGGAGCGACGGTAAGCTAATGATCAAAGAAGAGCCACCCGAGAGCTTATGTTCGGACCCCGGGAAGTTTGTTCAGAAAGGGGACCTGTGTACGGTCAGTTTGGTACGGCCGTCTTGTGGGGAGCATTGCATCAGCCGGGGACAGGCTTGCACAAAGGATACCCATCTGCTGGTCTTACTCAGCAGCAGACGCCACAACAacctcagcagcagcatcttcaTGTGA